The window ATCCATCAATTGCGGGCTCAATAACCACATTTTCGCTTAAAACTGTTCTACCTTCGCTAGCCTTAATGCTTTGCTTTAATTCTGCACCATTCATCTTTAGTATTTCACTAGCATTCGCACTTATAATTCTTGTAACCATGTTTTTAGTCCTTCTTATTTTCTTCAACAACTTGACGATTATTCAAAGCTGCCACAAACGGTAAGTAAATCAAAATATCAACAACAATATTAAATAGTTGCAAAATTGAACCTGCGATACTATTAGTTGCCAAAAATCCGGAAATGATTGGTGGCATCGTCCATGGAATAACGGTTCCAGTACATAATGGTACCCATCCTAATTGCATTGCTATGTATGTAATAATTGCATTAAACATTGGTGCAATAATAAATGGAATAATCAAAGTTAAATTTAAAACAACGGGCAACCCAAACATTGTTGGCTCATTAATATTAAAAATACCCGGGATAATAGTTAATGGAGCTAAAACTTCATTTTGCCTACTTGCACGTTTTCTCCAGACTAAATAACCTATACATAAAACTAAACCTATAGTCGCACCAGCACCACCCATGTAAACAAAGTTATCAATGAAAGGTTGAGTAATAATATTACCACCATGTGCCAGATCCAATTTTCCAGATTGACTTAAAACTCGGTTTGCATTAACCAAATTGGAGACATTGCGGTATTTACTACATTTCCTCCGTGAATACCTACAAACCAAAACAGACTCACTAGAATAATTGATGCTAATGTTCCAGGCAAGGTATTTCCAAGTAAGCCTAATGGCTTAGCTAAGATATTCATAATTACATCATGTAAGTTACCCCAATGTGCCCATGAAAATAGCCAGTAAATACAACCAGCTAGGAAAATACATACAGCACCTGGAATTAAGGCTGAGAAACTCTTAGCTACTGCCGGTGGAACCGTATCAGGCATCTTAATTTGGATATTATGATTAATAAACCATTGGAAAATCCAAGCACTGAGCAAGCCTAAGAAAATTGCAACGAATAAACCACGACTGCCAAGATAAACATACGGAAAACCTTCAGCAGGCACTTTATCGCCACTCATAATGCTTGGCGTTACAATGAAGAATACCGAAGCTGAGATAATCCCAGCAGAAACACCATCAGTTTTATATTGGTTAGCATAGCTCCACGCAATTCCAAAAGCCGCAATTAGACCCATGATCCCAAAAGACCCATTACTTACTTTAATTAAAATCTGCGACAAGCTTACACCATGCACAGCAGTCTCAGTTAAGAAATAAGTCCAAGCCTTAACCGGGAAACTATTAATAACCATAAATAATGAACCTGCAATAATTAGTGGCATCGCCATTGCAATACCATCACGAATTGCAATTAGCGGCTTAAAGGCGCCAATTTTTGCTGCAATGGGCATTACATTTTTATTCACCCAAGCATTGACAGCATTCGATCTATTACTCATTTTTCTAATCCCCCTTTTATTAATAGTTTTAATTTATTATTTAAAGAATTGGTATATACCTATATTATCATAAAGCGCTTTCTTAATCAATTATAAGCACTTTCTTTTAAACAAAAAAAGCATCCCAATATAAGGATGCTTTAATTACCTTCATTATTCTTCATCAGGCAATATCAAAATATAATTCAATAACTTATTTGCATTACTGCGATTATCTTCAAAATCTTTAATAGTCTCATTTAATTCAGCTAATTGATCCGTAATAATCCCATTAACATTCTCATACATCATCTTCATCATGATATTTGATTCATTTACAGTCCAAGCATAAACAGGTTTGTTTTGAAGCTGCGCTTGCCATATAAAATCATTATTTAAAGTTGAATATTCCATAGAATATCCATCTGCAAGACTCTGGGGATAAGTAAAATTATAGGGCTGAATATATAAGACAAACAGTTTAGGATTAATCTGATGCAGGCCTTCAATAACGCGGTAATCTAGTGATTGAACCTGATACTCGCGTTTAAGAATTAATTTACTATATTTTTTATTAAATCTTTCCAGCATTTTAGGCGAATCATTAGGCGTTGTTTTAACTTCAATTAATAATTTTTGCTTTAGCTTGGCAGCAACCCTTAAATATTGGTCAAAGCTAGCGATTTTGGCATGATGCCCATCTTCATGAAGCGTAATTTTAGTTAGTTGCTTTAAAGTTAAATCTTTTGGCGTTTTACTGATACCAGCTAGTTTCTTTAGATTTTCATCATGCATAACCACAAATTGGTTATCCTTTGTTTCATGCAGATCTATTTCGACATAATCAGGATGAAGTTTAGCAGTTTTCTTCAAAGCGGGAATAGTGTTTTGGACACCATTTTTATCACTAACTCCGCGATGCGAAATAGTGAGAGGTCGCTGCATATCAGCACCTTTCAAATAAAGAGCATTGTTAACGCCAGCGGTTAAAAGAAAAATAGTTATTAAACATAGGTCTACTATTTTAACTGTCTTTCTTCTCGCAAACTTTACTTGTGTTTGAGGTTGAAAATTTTCCAATGGCTGAACAATAATCAATATAGAAGCTACACTAGTCCAAAGCGCAACAAACTCACTGATTATTTGAACTAATAGTAAATTAAATGTAGCAAGACTCAAGCTGAGAGCATTTGACAGGTGATCAAATCCCAATTGGCAGAAATACACCAATAGATAAAAAGCAAATAAGATTAACCCGGCACTAATTCCTAGTACTAATAAACGACTTAAAAGTGTCCACCAAGATTTATGACTAGTTAATCTCCAGCTTTTTTTCATTGCAGGCAGAGTTTTTTCTCCTTGGTAGATCATTATAGGGAGGGTCAAAATTAAGCGAATCCCCAAGATAAAAGCAATAATGTAAAAGATTATTACCCCACTAGCTAACCAAACGTTTCGCATCAAGAAATCCAAGATAAACTCAGGTATTTGAACTTTTGCTAGTAAAGGAGTTCGGTAAACAGTATCCGCAAAAGGAACTACTAATAAAAAATATAGTGTTAATAAAAATACAGAACTAACTCGGACTGATTTATAGGCCTGAAATAGTTCTTTTAACAAAAATTTAAATACAAACTTTCCTTGAGAAATCTCTCTAATTCCTAATAGGATCAGGGCAAAGACACCATAAATCACCACAAGTAAAGCAACTAGTTCAATAAGTAAACTTAAGAATACAAGAGTATGAGTTGTAATAATAGTAATAATATTTTGATAGGAAATAAATGGAATTGCGCTAGCCTTTAAAATTCCTGTTGTTATATATCTGAACACTGGAATTACTAACATCTGAGTAAAAATATCTATTCCAACTAGTAAGGCTATATATTCTAACAGATGCTGTCTAAAATTCTTAGAGTAGTGATTTATTTCTCGAAAAATGTCCTTCAAAAATTAACCCCCGTTATTGCTTTTTTTATTAACATTTTACAATTTTGCCCATAGAAAAAGGAATCCTATTTATTTCGGATTCCTATTTTTTAATCTCAGCTGTTTTTACATGAGAAAAAATCAATTTACTTAATTCTTGGAAAAACAACCTATCTTCTATATTTCTCCCCTTATAACTACTTAATACAGTACAAAATACTGGCGCTTCTTTTGTCATAAAGACACAAACTTCATGACAAGCTTGTCGATCTCTTCCTAGTTTATTATAGGTAACGATATTATCTCCATAAAAAGTTAAGTCTGTAGGAATAGTATGATTACTCAAGCCTTTACGAACTAAAGCACAAAATAGATTTTTTGTAGTCATTAAGTGCGTTATAAGTTTATCAATGCTTATAGCTGTACATTCATTATCTTGACCAGTAGCTGAGTAGCGCATTAGCTCTCTACCCAATCGCAAACCGGGATAGTTCTCCTTTAGCCACTCATCAATTTCATAAACATCAAACCTTTCAATTAATAAGTTAGTTGCTACATTATCTGAAAGTGCACTAGTTAAATAGACTAAGTCTCGAACGCTCCAATTAGTGCGACGCAAATCACCAATAATTCCGGCACCCCGTACTCGAGAAAGATCAGTAACTTCCATTTTTTCATTAACAATGTCTGGATTCTTTTTCCACTGATCTTCAATATACGCTGCAATCGCCAGATCAATCAAACTTCCTGCTGGAAAAATTTTCTCAGCTTGATGCTGATACATTATCTGATCGCCATGTTTAACAATTACACTTGCATCAATATCATACTTTTGGATAATTTCAGTAATTCCATCCTTTAACATAAAGTAATCGCCTTCCCTTATAGATTAGACAAAACTTAACTTACATTATCTTATATATTATGTCAGTATTTTTATTTATAAAAATATTTTAAAACTTTTTATTATTGCGGATCAAGATGGGGTTAATTTTTTAATTGATTGGTTATTAATTCAGTATTCCTAAACCGTTCTTCTAATTTAGGCAAATCTTGATTAATTGTTGCTAAAAACAATACGCTTGAAACGAGCATTTCAGAAAAGAGTGAGTTAATCGCACCGACTCTAAGCAGTTTTTCATCGGTTGATACGCCCAAAACCACATCACTCAATTCAACTAAAGGAGATTGACGAGAGCGAGTAACTGCAATAATTGGAGTATTATTTTTACGAGCTTGCTGAGCCATTAATAAGATTTCCTGTGTTAAACCACTATAAGAAAAGATTACTAAAACATCTGTTGAGCGAGAATAATATATTCGTTCCAAAGCAATATGAACATCTTGATTAAAAATCACATTTTTATCGCTACGGATAAACTTATAGTAAAGATCTTGAGCAGGTAGACCTGAAGCTCCTACACCAGCTAAATAGATTCGATCTGCATTTTTCAAAAAGTTAATTGCTTGATTCAATGCCATTCCATCAATCAAATGAGCTGTCTGTTCAGTATTTTTTTCAATGCTTGATAAAAGTTTTTGTAAGACAATATGCGGATTATCATGATTTCCCACAATTGGATCAATTGTATTCTCATTTTCTTGCGGGGTATCTTGAGCAAGTTGAATTTGAAAATCTTTTAACCCCTTAAAACCGAGTTGCTGACAAAAGCGAATCATCGAAGCAGCACTAGTTTTAGTAATTTTGCCTAAACCTTGTGCATCTTCTTGCAAAAAAGTTTTAGGATGTGCAAGCAAATAATCGGCAATCTTTTTAGATGCGCCCTTAAAATTAGGATAGTTGTTTAAAACCTTAGTCGATAAATCCATAATGTACCTCTATTTCTAATACAACATTTTAAGGTGCTGAAATATTATTTCAAGATTCTTGCACAAAGTTTAATAATCTTTTAGCTTCTTTTCTTAAAGTATCGTCATCATTACATTCAGATAATTTATAACCTACAAAATAAGGTGGTGCATAAAAGCGTGGAATAATCTTGCAGCAAATTTCGCTTTGATTTGGATAGAAAAATAAATTATAGGAATCACAGCGACCGCCATACATTTTCTCTAAAGTATAACGTACTCCATATTGAATCCAATCTGCCCAAGAGTTTACACCACTATTTTCTAGCAAATTAATATTTATCTCTTGAAAGCCCTGAACAGGATGAGTCGCAAAATTAACTTCTATATTATTTGTTTTAAAGACAGTAATTCCAGTAAAATTATTTTGATGAATATATTTATAGCCATCTTCTTTATTTAAACCTACAATCTGCATATGAGGGTGTGATAAAGAACCATTAGACTTAGGCCCAAAGTTTTTATACCAAAGTACTGACTTAAATTCACTGCTTTGTTCCATTTTATTGAAACACTTCAAAGCAAATTTCATCAATTCACGATTATATTCCTTTGAATAGTTGCTTACATCTCCGTCGTGCTTGTCAGATTCAATCAGTACGGTCTGCTTAGTATCCTTTAGAGTTGGAAAACGATTAGCTAGCCAAATCATTGGTCCATTAGTCTGATAGATATCAGTCAAGTGTTCTACATCGCAAAAAGGACAAGTATTATCCTTCTTGTCATTAAAACTGGATGGTTTATCTTTAGCTATTGCAAATTCAAATATAAGTGGATCGTTATTCAATTTCATCTCTCCATCCTAAAAAACATTTGCACTTCAGACCATAGTCTACTATAATAATCAGTGAAGGCGGTTGAAGCGCTTTCATATAACATTTTGTAGCTTTCCTTAACTTTACTCTTTCGGTCACTTTTCCGAAAGAGTTTTTGTTTACTCAAGAAAGTACAACACCTAAACCTTTGGCTTTAGCGTCTTGAATTAAACCCGCTACTCGATCAGAAACATGATCGCGTTCAATATCAATTGCATCACCCAGTTTAAAATCAATAGCAATTTTTACTAAATTTAGATATGCATCTTCACTATCCAATTCAGTTTCACCGCCAAGCTTTTGACTACGAAAAGTAACTAAAACTGGAATGTCAGTCATAATGCTCTTAACTTTATTAGCTACTTCAAGCAGCCGATTCATTAAAACCACATCTTCAAAATAATCTATTCTCCACTCCATCATTTCAGGTTGGAGCTTTTTTATTTCTTGGGCTTGTTTTAGTACATCAGCTTCACTTCTTCCAGTATTAACTAGAGTTGAGAAAGCTTCATTCTTTACTGATACTTGTTTTTTATCAAAACTCATCTTTTTTCTCCAAATAAAAAATTGCTACTTAAATTATAGTAGCAATTTTATTTTCATTCATTAAAATTTATCTCTTTTAATACTCCGAATGATCGCAATTACAAATACCATAATACTACATCCCATACCAAAGTAAGCCATGTAGCCAACACTGAACATCTGACCAATTTGAGCTGGATTAATTTGGTGATTAATCGCAAATTGGTTAGCCCATTGATGAATAAGAGTTGGAGTTAAAACAAATAAAACTGTTGAAATACCAGATCCAACTAACATTGCCCGGCGTGAATAAGGCTCTCTAAAGAACTGAGCTAACACACAAATAGCTGGTGCAACCATTAAAAGAAAAGTCCAAATCATGATCCATTTACCAGCAGGGTCATTCATAAACTGACCACTGTTTGCAGCGTAGCGATACGTTCCCCATAGGCTACCTCCCAATAAATTATCCAGCAAGCCAACTACATTTGCTCCCTGCGCAGCGTAGACATTATTTGTGCTAGCAGCTGCACCTTGCAGCATTTTTAGCATATCTTGCGAACCAGTAGTTTGAAAATTAATAGTTACGACTTGTCTCATATAAGTAGATAAAAACATGATCATTGATGCTCCTAGCTGCAATGCTTTAAGCAAATGAAGTGTCTTATTTCCACCTAATTTAAATTCTAAGCTAAAAGTGCGGCCAGGATTCTTACTTTTAACAATGATAAAAGCACTAACAATTGCAATAACAATTAGAATTACCAGCCCAAGCCACCACTTAGTCATAATAAAGATAATTGCAAGCACAATTAAAGTTACTGAAACATAGGGACGATTTAAAAATAAATCCCAAACATTTACTTTGCCGTGGCTTGCTAAACGTTGTCGATATTCTTCCCTAGTTAAAACGTTTTGATTTTTCTTATCTTTAGAGTCTTGCATCTTGCTCATTACACTCAACCTTTAACTTATTTTGCTAATCAATATTAGCACGTTCCACCATTACGCGCATTACTTTTTTTAGAAAATTAAACAACTTAAAGAGATCATGAAAATTGATTTAAAAAACACTATGCTAAAATAGATTATTGAAAAAATAAGACATATTTTGGATTGGGATGACTATGTGAGTAAATCACACTCTTCTACTTTGCCAAATAGCTGGCATAAAACATTTTATATACTTTGGCTAGGCTGTTTTATTACTGGACTCGGTTATTCAATGACAATGCCTTTTATCTCTTTATTTATGGCGGAACTAGGTCACTATAATAAATTACAATTAAACCTTTATTCTGGATTAGCCTTTGCCATGACTTTTATTGCCCAGGCCATTATTTCTCCTTACTGGGGAAATCTAGCTGACCGCAAAGGTAGAAAACTAATGTGCATGCGTGCTGCCGGCGTTATGAGTTTAACTATCTTTATTACTGGTTTAGCTCAAAGTGCCCTTTTTATTATCTGCATGCGGTTTTTACAGGGCCTGTTTTCAGGCTATATTAATAACGCAACTGCTTTAATGGCTAGTGAAACGCCTCACCAGCGTAGCGGATGGGTAATGAGCCAAATGATGACCGCTGGAACTGCTGGCAACTTAGTGGGACCATTAATTGGTGGTGCCCTATCTAGCGCCTTAGGTTACCGGATTCCTTTCTTTATTACTGGTGGACTAATGTTTTTAACTTTTCTAGGAACTTGGTTATTAGTAAAAGAAGACTTTACTCCAGTTTCTCGTGAAAAGATAAAACCAATGAGCAAAATAATGCATGAGTTACCTAACGTTAAATTAATCGTCATTATGTTTATAACTACTATGATTGTTCAATCATCAACCATGTCAATTGATCCTATTGTTTCTTTATACGTAAAATCTTTAATACCCCATAGTAATAATATTGCCTTAATCGCTGGTATTGTTGCAGCAACACCTGGTCTTGGAACTATGCTTTCGGCTTCTCATATTGGACACTTAATGGATCATATTGGAGCTGATAAAGTTTTGCGTTGGGGACTGCTTATTGCTACAATTTTGTTCATCCCTATGACTTTTATTCCAAACGCTTGGTCACTAGCCTTTTGGCGTTTTCTTTTAGGTATTGTTAGTGCTGGCTTACTTCCTGCTGCTCAAACAATTCTAACTTTGAATGTCCCACCAGAAGCATTCGGAAGAGTTTTTTCATATAACCAATCTTTCCAAGCAGTTGGTGCAGTTTTAGGGTCTTTACTAGGTTCAACTATTTCTGGTATGTTTACTTATGAATGGGTATTTGCAGCAACGGGATTTACACTTTTGATTAATTACTTAATCATGCTACTCTCCTCTCGTCGTCAAAATGCCTAACTTGTTAAAGGAGTAATTATAATGAAAACTATTGGTATTACCGCAAGCATCAAAAATAATCAATTAGTCGTTGATCGTAGCATTATTGATACTGTTGTAAAATTGGGATATCTTCCTCTTGTCTTTGCTCCAGTAAGTTTAAAGACAATGCCCTTACCAAATGTTAATTTTGATGCTTTGATCCTTAGTGATGGTCCTGATATTACACCAATTTTCTATAACGAAGAACCACTTCCTGGACTAAAAGAAACTGATCCACATCGAGACCAATTTGAGCTAAATTTAATTAAAAATACTCATGATTCTAACTTACCGATTTTAGGGATTGGGCGCGGAATGCAAATGCTAAATGTAGCCTTCAACGGAACTCTTTTTCAAGATATTTATGCTCAAAATTCAGGCGCTGGTATTCAACATATTCAACCTAATGACTTGTCATTAGAAAGCCATCACGTAAATGTAACCGAAGAAAGTGAGCTTGCTAAAGC of the Lactobacillus isalae genome contains:
- a CDS encoding glycerophosphodiester phosphodiesterase produces the protein MKDIFREINHYSKNFRQHLLEYIALLVGIDIFTQMLVIPVFRYITTGILKASAIPFISYQNIITIITTHTLVFLSLLIELVALLVVIYGVFALILLGIREISQGKFVFKFLLKELFQAYKSVRVSSVFLLTLYFLLVVPFADTVYRTPLLAKVQIPEFILDFLMRNVWLASGVIIFYIIAFILGIRLILTLPIMIYQGEKTLPAMKKSWRLTSHKSWWTLLSRLLVLGISAGLILFAFYLLVYFCQLGFDHLSNALSLSLATFNLLLVQIISEFVALWTSVASILIIVQPLENFQPQTQVKFARRKTVKIVDLCLITIFLLTAGVNNALYLKGADMQRPLTISHRGVSDKNGVQNTIPALKKTAKLHPDYVEIDLHETKDNQFVVMHDENLKKLAGISKTPKDLTLKQLTKITLHEDGHHAKIASFDQYLRVAAKLKQKLLIEVKTTPNDSPKMLERFNKKYSKLILKREYQVQSLDYRVIEGLHQINPKLFVLYIQPYNFTYPQSLADGYSMEYSTLNNDFIWQAQLQNKPVYAWTVNESNIMMKMMYENVNGIITDQLAELNETIKDFEDNRSNANKLLNYILILPDEE
- a CDS encoding serine hydrolase, which codes for MLKDGITEIIQKYDIDASVIVKHGDQIMYQHQAEKIFPAGSLIDLAIAAYIEDQWKKNPDIVNEKMEVTDLSRVRGAGIIGDLRRTNWSVRDLVYLTSALSDNVATNLLIERFDVYEIDEWLKENYPGLRLGRELMRYSATGQDNECTAISIDKLITHLMTTKNLFCALVRKGLSNHTIPTDLTFYGDNIVTYNKLGRDRQACHEVCVFMTKEAPVFCTVLSSYKGRNIEDRLFFQELSKLIFSHVKTAEIKK
- a CDS encoding MurR/RpiR family transcriptional regulator translates to MDLSTKVLNNYPNFKGASKKIADYLLAHPKTFLQEDAQGLGKITKTSAASMIRFCQQLGFKGLKDFQIQLAQDTPQENENTIDPIVGNHDNPHIVLQKLLSSIEKNTEQTAHLIDGMALNQAINFLKNADRIYLAGVGASGLPAQDLYYKFIRSDKNVIFNQDVHIALERIYYSRSTDVLVIFSYSGLTQEILLMAQQARKNNTPIIAVTRSRQSPLVELSDVVLGVSTDEKLLRVGAINSLFSEMLVSSVLFLATINQDLPKLEERFRNTELITNQLKN
- a CDS encoding DUF4931 domain-containing protein produces the protein MNNDPLIFEFAIAKDKPSSFNDKKDNTCPFCDVEHLTDIYQTNGPMIWLANRFPTLKDTKQTVLIESDKHDGDVSNYSKEYNRELMKFALKCFNKMEQSSEFKSVLWYKNFGPKSNGSLSHPHMQIVGLNKEDGYKYIHQNNFTGITVFKTNNIEVNFATHPVQGFQEININLLENSGVNSWADWIQYGVRYTLEKMYGGRCDSYNLFFYPNQSEICCKIIPRFYAPPYFVGYKLSECNDDDTLRKEAKRLLNFVQES
- a CDS encoding type I 3-dehydroquinate dehydratase, giving the protein MSFDKKQVSVKNEAFSTLVNTGRSEADVLKQAQEIKKLQPEMMEWRIDYFEDVVLMNRLLEVANKVKSIMTDIPVLVTFRSQKLGGETELDSEDAYLNLVKIAIDFKLGDAIDIERDHVSDRVAGLIQDAKAKGLGVVLS
- a CDS encoding cytochrome C5 encodes the protein MSKMQDSKDKKNQNVLTREEYRQRLASHGKVNVWDLFLNRPYVSVTLIVLAIIFIMTKWWLGLVILIVIAIVSAFIIVKSKNPGRTFSLEFKLGGNKTLHLLKALQLGASMIMFLSTYMRQVVTINFQTTGSQDMLKMLQGAAASTNNVYAAQGANVVGLLDNLLGGSLWGTYRYAANSGQFMNDPAGKWIMIWTFLLMVAPAICVLAQFFREPYSRRAMLVGSGISTVLFVLTPTLIHQWANQFAINHQINPAQIGQMFSVGYMAYFGMGCSIMVFVIAIIRSIKRDKF
- a CDS encoding MFS transporter, which produces MSKSHSSTLPNSWHKTFYILWLGCFITGLGYSMTMPFISLFMAELGHYNKLQLNLYSGLAFAMTFIAQAIISPYWGNLADRKGRKLMCMRAAGVMSLTIFITGLAQSALFIICMRFLQGLFSGYINNATALMASETPHQRSGWVMSQMMTAGTAGNLVGPLIGGALSSALGYRIPFFITGGLMFLTFLGTWLLVKEDFTPVSREKIKPMSKIMHELPNVKLIVIMFITTMIVQSSTMSIDPIVSLYVKSLIPHSNNIALIAGIVAATPGLGTMLSASHIGHLMDHIGADKVLRWGLLIATILFIPMTFIPNAWSLAFWRFLLGIVSAGLLPAAQTILTLNVPPEAFGRVFSYNQSFQAVGAVLGSLLGSTISGMFTYEWVFAATGFTLLINYLIMLLSSRRQNA
- a CDS encoding gamma-glutamyl-gamma-aminobutyrate hydrolase family protein; translation: MKTIGITASIKNNQLVVDRSIIDTVVKLGYLPLVFAPVSLKTMPLPNVNFDALILSDGPDITPIFYNEEPLPGLKETDPHRDQFELNLIKNTHDSNLPILGIGRGMQMLNVAFNGTLFQDIYAQNSGAGIQHIQPNDLSLESHHVNVTEESELAKATGTHPYVNSNHHQAIKTIANNFNIVATAPDGIIEAIESTDQTMLGIQWRPDKLLNDPKQEKIFTNFFDKLK